A genomic window from Pungitius pungitius chromosome 12, fPunPun2.1, whole genome shotgun sequence includes:
- the LOC119220640 gene encoding interferon-induced protein 44-like isoform X2 encodes MGVILSYFEQPWRDVKTDYQNNQDFLKSYKPRNQRVKHLRILLHGPVGAGKSSFINSVESALRGRVADSAQTDANSGTSFTKKYAAHKIPKDDGSCYGFIFNDIMGLEEKTNKGVKVEDLELTLKGHVSDGYQFNPEVQLKANDKDYNSHPSLEDRVHVLVSVIPADSVSILSDGVVKKMREVRMTASEMGIPQLAILTKVDKLEPNMGKVYTNQDLKEQVDKFSLLLGLPIKCIFLVKNYHEEIKTNDDMTAQILSAVKQMICFGEDFVNRQSTSCT; translated from the exons ATGGGAG TAATTTTGTCATATTTTGAACAACCGTGGAGGGATGTAAAAAC GGACTATCAAAACAATCAGGATTTCCTGAAATCTTACAAACCTCGAAATCAAAGAGTCAAACATCTCAGAATTCTGCTCCATGGACCCGTCGGGGCTGGAAAGTCCAGCTTCATCAACTCTGTTGAAAGTGCTTTAAGAGGCAGAGTTGCTGATTCAGCTCAAACGGATGCAAACTCTGGGACCAGCTTCACCAAAAAA TACGCAGCTCATAAAATCCCCAAAGACGATGGAAGCTGTTACGGTTTCATTTTCAATGACATAATGGGCCTTGAGGAAAAGACCAACAAGGGAGTGAAAGTGGAAGACCTGGAACTCACCCTAAAGGGACACGTGTCAGACGGTTATCAG TTCAATCCTGAAGTCCAGCTTAAGGCGAATGACAAAGACTACAACTCACATCCCTCTCTGGAGGACAGAGTTCACGTCCTGGTGTCTGTCATTCCTGCTGACTCCGTGTCTATATTAAGTGATGGAGTTGTGAAGAAGATGAGAGAAGTCAGAATGACAGCCAGTGAAATGG GAATCCCCCAACTGGCTATTCTGACCAAAGTTGATAAACTGGAACCAAATATGGGTAAAGTATATACAAACCAGGACCTAAAGGAACAG GTTGACAAATTCAGCTTGTTGCTAGGCCTTCCTATAAAGTGCATCTTTCTCGTGAAGAACTACCATGAAGAAATCAAGACCAATGATGACATGACTGCGCAGATCCTGAGTGCAGTGAAACAGATGATTTGCTTTGGAGAAGACTTTGTCAACAGGCAGTCAACCAGCTGTACCTAA